The following are from one region of the Amia ocellicauda isolate fAmiCal2 chromosome 1, fAmiCal2.hap1, whole genome shotgun sequence genome:
- the pnocb gene encoding prepronociceptin b, translating into MKTPLWTLLLLGLLVPIRSDCQRDCLSCSQRLFQQDTFNTLICILECEGKVPTAATWEICHKAAGKSSYPVGGGALKRGVEVAQLPLDLEDGGLLYMGALKRFTDVTQAFDVDKVEGEKRVSKIREAYRTEGESEEGPLEPESLPGDEYAVPAPEGSIDLSKRFGGFLKGKYGYRKLMEPGRSLQKRYGGFIGVRKSARKWNNQKRFSEFLKQYLGMSTRSSEYNSLSADITEQNEI; encoded by the exons ATGAAGACCCCACTATGGACCCTGCTGTTGCTGGGTCTGCTCGTCCCCATCCGCAGTGACTGTCAGAGAGACTGTCTGTCCTGCAGCCAGCgtctctttcagcaggatacaTTCAACACCCTG ATATGCATCTTGGAGTGTGAGGGCAAGGTCCCCACAGCGGCTACCTGGGAGATCTGCCACAAAGCCGCGGGGAAGTCCTCCTATCCTGTAGGGGGCGGTGCACTGAAGAGAGGGGTGGAAGTGGCCCAGCTGCCCTTGGACCTGGAGGACGGGGGCCTACTCTACATGGGGGCCCTGAAGCGCTTCACCGACGTCACCCAGGCTTTCGATGTCGACAAAGTGGAAGGCGAGAAGCGGGTCTCCAAAATCCGAGAGGCCTACCGCACCGAGGGGGAGTCCGAGGAGGGCCCGCTGGAGCCAGAGAGCTTGCCGGGGGACGAGTACGCCGTGCCTGCCCCTGAGGGCTCCATCGACCTCAGCAAGCGCTTCGGCGGTTTCTTGAAAGGGAAGTACGGCTACAGGAAGCTGATGGAGCCGGGCAGGTCCTTGCAGAAGCGCTACGGCGGCTTCATAGGCGTCCGGAAATCTGCCCGAAAGTGGAACAACCAGAAGAGGTTCAGCGAGTTTCTGAAGCAGTACCTGGGCATGTCCACGCGCTCCAGCGAGTACAACAGCCTCTCGGCCGACATCACCGAGCAGAACGAAATCTAG
- the znf395b gene encoding zinc finger protein 395b: MALVLPMRLGKRSPLGTLVCAPCPSGDGILVPGQIEAMQSESGGAANSYTVALEDGRRQDYPRDSIVGPGFQTLSHFKLYPGQKVFVSCCGQECAGVVEQHNHVDNEVSVFLPALAQHTLRKIEDVWLMSSSPEPSQPRRVSSSIAVPKSYKSPEAVDMDEIMAAMVLTSLSCSPVVQSTSQKDMPNRGGAVPAAAGAMECGELSDSGSSGYWSWDRGNGSPAPSPPIAEDGQQATPTDEGLDMELEHVLFDDPTPRKRKNSMKVVYKCLWPNCGKILTSVVGIKRHIRTLHLRHSTDLERSRREEDFYYTEVSREAETASPCSPRLPSPASPPCPVQHSSTGPGTRLAELPASEAQQPSPLSQSAPSSFWQVRSEHSYQASPPVQVAPSPASPTLFSWTPAPAITQSTQVAPFRSRSVSVGEQWLQQHSAPCRSHPAGSGSPPRGHCTSRKARGEAKKCRKVYGIEHRDQWCTACRWKKACQRFLD; the protein is encoded by the exons ATGGCGTTGGTTCTCCCCATGCGTCTGGGGAAGAGATCTCCACTGGGCACACTGGTGTGTGCGCCATGCCCGTCTGGAGATGGGATTCTGGTGCCAGGGCAGATTGAAGCTATGCAGTCGGAGTCTGGTGGGGCAGCCAACTCATATACGGTGGCCCTGGAAGATGGGCGGCGTCAGGACTACCCCCGAGACAGCATTGTGGGGCCTGGCTTCCAGACTCTCAGCCACTTCAAGCTGTACCCAGGACAGAAG GTGTTCGTGAGCTGCTGCGGGCAGGAGTGTGCCGGGGTGGTGGAACAGCACAACCATGTAGACAACGAGGTGTCTGTGTTCCTGCCTGCGTTGGCCCAACACACCCTCCGCAAGATTGAGGATGTGTGGCTCATGAGCTCCTCTCCCGAGCCATCCCAGCCTCGCCGCGTCTCCTCCAGCATTGCTGTGCCCAAAAG CTACAAGAGCCCTGAAGCTGTGGACATGGATGAGATCATGGCTGCCATGGTCCTGACCAGCCTCTCCTGCAGCCCAGTGGTCCAGAGCACCTCTCAGAAGGACATGCCCAACA GGGGCGGTGCCGTGCCGGCAGCGGCTGGGGCGATGGAATGCGGCGAGCTGTCGGACAGTGGCAGCAGCGGCTATTGGAGCTGGGATCGGGGGAACGGCAGCCCCGCACCCTCCCCCCCGATCGCCGAGGACGGACAGCAGGCGACGCCCACCGACGAGGGCCTGGACATGGAGCTGGAGCACGTGCTGTTCGATGATCCGACCCCCAGGAAGAGGAAG AACTCGATGAAAGTGGTGTACAAGTGTCTGTGGCCAAACTGTGGGAAAATCCTGACGTCCGTGGTCGGAATAAAGAGACACATTCGAACTCTTCATCTCAG acACAGCACCGATCTGGAGCGTTCCCGCAGAGAGGAGGATTTTTACTACACTGAAGTCAGCCGAGAGGCGGAGACTGCGTCCCCCTGTTCCCCccgcctgccctccccagcctcTCCCCCCTGCCCCGTCCAGCACAGTTCCACGGGGCCTGGGACTCGCCTGGCAGAGCTGCCGGCCTCCGAGGCACAGCAGCCCAGCCCTCTGAGCCAGTCGGCCCCCAGCAGCTTCTGGCAAGTGCGCTCCGAACACTCCTATCAG GCCAGCCCTCCCGTCCAGGTGGCCCCCAGCCCAGCCTCCCCCACCTTGTTCTCCTGGACGCCTGCTCCTGCCATCACCCAGAGCACACAG GTCGCTCCTTTCCGCAGCCGCTCCGTCAGTGTGGGGGAGCAGTGGCTGCAGCAGCACAGCGCCCCCTGTAGGTCTCACCCCGCAGGCAGTGGCTCGCCCCCCAGGGGACACTGCACTTCAAG GAAAGCCAGAGGAGAAGCTAAAAAGTGTCGTAAGGTGTACGGCATCGAGCACCGGGACCAGTGGTGCACTGCCTGCCGCTGGAAGAAGGCCTGCCAGCGCTTCCTGGACTGA